A genome region from Pristis pectinata isolate sPriPec2 chromosome 4, sPriPec2.1.pri, whole genome shotgun sequence includes the following:
- the LOC127569814 gene encoding collagen alpha-1(VIII) chain-like isoform X2: MAVPLLHLRFLSMMIHLFLVGIVHGGGYYPIKQGPQQMPQVQVQVPHMVRVGKEGPHMRHLGKEVPHLPVYGKDLPYTSHYGKDVPQMHVFGKNVMPQKEAKELIPTFPSAMKGERGPVGEPGARGPIGPPGPPGLPGRGLQGPAGAPGLPGQPGLPSVGKPGMPGIAGKPGRMGLPGHKGDMGPKGEHGPMGPPGPQGARGPPGLPGLGKPGRPGLPGKQGLRGEPGQKGMPGMPGPTGPKGQQGIGVPGLPGLKGPPGLPGQPGPAGLPGISKAGLNGLPGAPGAPGKMGFPGEPGPQGFPGQQGVQGPPGKPGVGKPGLDGIPGQHGFPGGKGEKGLPGLPGPPGMPGVAKPGFPGPKGERGHSGPPGTQGPKGAPGDVGAPGIPGPQGEQGSPGLPGQIGPPGGLGFPGLKGDHGPTGPQGPQGPKGETGLQGMPGAPGYPGEAGQPGLRGLPGPIGPKGEQGHIGPTGLPGPQGAPGLKGEPGFNGEKGIQGPIGIPGIAGPGGPIGPPGPPGPKGDRGLPGPPGLPGIGKPGIPGHIGPTGKPGPEGLHGITGPPGPPGPPGPPGPPSVQPEIRQFQLPDMGPGIDGVKTPQGYISQPSKKGMPIGIKPEMPAFTAKLTVPFPPVGSPVKFDKILYNGRQSYNPQTGVFTCEIPGVYYFSYHIHCKGANVWVALYKNNEPQMYTYDEYKKGILDQASGSSVLELTHGDRVWMQLPSEQAAGLYSGPYVHSSFSGFLLYPM, encoded by the exons ATGGCTGTGCCTCTCCTCCACCTACGGTTTCTGTCAATGATGATCCATTTATTTCTGGTTGGAATTGTTCATGGGGGTGGTTACTATCCAATAAAGCAgggtccacagcagatgccacAAGTGCAAGTCCAAGTCCCGCACATGGTACGAGTTGGCAAAGAGGGACCTCATATGCGACACCTGGGCAAAGAGGTGCCACACTTACCAGTGTATGGAAAGGATTTGCCATATACCTCCCACTATGGAAAAGATGTTCCACAAATGCATGTCTTTGGAAAAAATGTGATGCCTCAGAAGGAAGCAAAAG AACTGATACCAACATTTCCAAGTGCAATGAAAGGTGAAAGAGGTCCAGTAGGAGAGCCTGGTGCAAGAGGACCAATAGGACCACCTGGGCCACCAGGATTACCAGGTCGAGGTCTTCAAGGACCAGCAGGAGCACCAGGTCTTCCGGGCCAACCAGGTCTTCCAAGTGTTGGGAAGCCTGGGATGCCAGGAATAGCAGGTAAACCAGGAAGAATGGGGTTACCAGGCCACAAGGGTGATATGGGACCTAAGGGAGAGCATGGGCCCATGGGACCACCAGGACCACAAGGGGCACGAGGTCCTCCAGGTCTTCCTGGATTAGGAAAGCCAGGTAGACCAGGATTACCAGGAAAACAAGGACTAAGAGGAGAACCTGGACAGAAAGGAATGCCAGGTATGCCAGGTCCAACAGGACCCAAAGGACAACAAGGAATTGGCGTACCTGGTTTACCAGGCTTGAAGGGGCCACCTGGATTACCTGGGCAACCAGGTCCTGCAGGACTTCCAGGCATCTCAAAAGCAGGTTTAAATGGTCTCCCTGGAGCTCCAGGAGCACCTGGTAAAATGGGATTCCCAGGTGAGCCAGGACCTCAAGGTTTTCCAGGACAACAGGGTGTTCAAGGACCACCTGGAAAGCCAGGTGTGGGAAAGCCAGGTCTAGATGGAATTCCTGGTCAACATGGATTCCCAGGGGGCAAAGGTGAAAAAGGACTCCCAGGTTTGCCAGGGCCACCAGGTATGCCAGGTGTAGCAAAGCCGGGGTTTCCTGGACCGAAAGGTGAACGTGGTCACAGTGGACCTCCAGGAACACAGGGACCAAAAGGTGCTCCTGGAGATGTTGGTGCTCCTGGAATTCCTGGTCCACAAGGTGAACAGGGATCACCTGGGCTCCCAGGACAAATTGGACCACCGGGGGGCTTGGGTTTCCCAGGACTGAAGGGAGATCATGGGCCAACTGGCCCTCAAGGTCCTCAAGGCCCAAAAGGGGAAACTGGTCTGCAGGGAATGCCAGGTGCACCAGGATATCCTGGTGAAGCAGGCCAGCCAGGGCTAAGGGGTTTGCCCGGACCAATAGGACCAAAAGGAGAGCAAGGACACATAGGTCCAACTGGTTTACCCGGACCGCAAGGAGCACCAGGATTAAAAGGAGAGCCTGGGTTTAATGGGGAGAAAGGCATCCAAGGTCCTATTGGAATACCTGGTATTGCTGGTCCAGGAGGTCCAATAGGCCCTCCAGGTCCTCCAGGACCAAAAGGAGATAGAGGATTACCAGGGCCTCCTGGGTTACCTGGTATAGGAAAACCTGGAATTCCAGGACATATAGGACCAACTGGAAAACCTGGCCCAGAAGGTCTTCATGGAATAACTGGGCCACCTGGCCCTCCTGGACCCCCTGGCCCTCCTGGCCCACCATCTGTTCAACCAGAAATACGACAGTTTCAACTTCCAGATATGGGTCCAGGAATTGACGGCGTAAAGACACCACAAGGATACATTAGTCAACCAAGTAAAAAAGGGATGCCTATAGGAATTAAACCAGAGATGCCTGCATTCACAGCTAAACTTACAGTACCTTTCCCACCAGTAGGATCTCCTGTCAAATTTGATAAAATCCTATACAATGGCAGACAAAGTTACAATCCACAAACTGGTGTTTTTACATGCGAAATACCTGGAGTTTATTACTTTTCATATCACATTCATTGTAAAGGTGCTAATGTGTGGGTAGcattatataaaaataatgaGCCTCAAATGTATACTTACGATGAATACAAGAAAGGGATTCTTGATCAGGCTTCTGGGAgctcagttcttgaactaacacATGGAGACAGAGTCTGGATGCAACTCCCATCTGAACAAGCAGCAGGACTTTATTCAGGCCCATATGTGCATTCCTCTTTCTCGGGATTTCTACTGTatccaatgtaa
- the LOC127569814 gene encoding collagen alpha-1(VIII) chain-like isoform X1 has protein sequence MNRSEKIMAVPLLHLRFLSMMIHLFLVGIVHGGGYYPIKQGPQQMPQVQVQVPHMVRVGKEGPHMRHLGKEVPHLPVYGKDLPYTSHYGKDVPQMHVFGKNVMPQKEAKELIPTFPSAMKGERGPVGEPGARGPIGPPGPPGLPGRGLQGPAGAPGLPGQPGLPSVGKPGMPGIAGKPGRMGLPGHKGDMGPKGEHGPMGPPGPQGARGPPGLPGLGKPGRPGLPGKQGLRGEPGQKGMPGMPGPTGPKGQQGIGVPGLPGLKGPPGLPGQPGPAGLPGISKAGLNGLPGAPGAPGKMGFPGEPGPQGFPGQQGVQGPPGKPGVGKPGLDGIPGQHGFPGGKGEKGLPGLPGPPGMPGVAKPGFPGPKGERGHSGPPGTQGPKGAPGDVGAPGIPGPQGEQGSPGLPGQIGPPGGLGFPGLKGDHGPTGPQGPQGPKGETGLQGMPGAPGYPGEAGQPGLRGLPGPIGPKGEQGHIGPTGLPGPQGAPGLKGEPGFNGEKGIQGPIGIPGIAGPGGPIGPPGPPGPKGDRGLPGPPGLPGIGKPGIPGHIGPTGKPGPEGLHGITGPPGPPGPPGPPGPPSVQPEIRQFQLPDMGPGIDGVKTPQGYISQPSKKGMPIGIKPEMPAFTAKLTVPFPPVGSPVKFDKILYNGRQSYNPQTGVFTCEIPGVYYFSYHIHCKGANVWVALYKNNEPQMYTYDEYKKGILDQASGSSVLELTHGDRVWMQLPSEQAAGLYSGPYVHSSFSGFLLYPM, from the exons ATCATGGCTGTGCCTCTCCTCCACCTACGGTTTCTGTCAATGATGATCCATTTATTTCTGGTTGGAATTGTTCATGGGGGTGGTTACTATCCAATAAAGCAgggtccacagcagatgccacAAGTGCAAGTCCAAGTCCCGCACATGGTACGAGTTGGCAAAGAGGGACCTCATATGCGACACCTGGGCAAAGAGGTGCCACACTTACCAGTGTATGGAAAGGATTTGCCATATACCTCCCACTATGGAAAAGATGTTCCACAAATGCATGTCTTTGGAAAAAATGTGATGCCTCAGAAGGAAGCAAAAG AACTGATACCAACATTTCCAAGTGCAATGAAAGGTGAAAGAGGTCCAGTAGGAGAGCCTGGTGCAAGAGGACCAATAGGACCACCTGGGCCACCAGGATTACCAGGTCGAGGTCTTCAAGGACCAGCAGGAGCACCAGGTCTTCCGGGCCAACCAGGTCTTCCAAGTGTTGGGAAGCCTGGGATGCCAGGAATAGCAGGTAAACCAGGAAGAATGGGGTTACCAGGCCACAAGGGTGATATGGGACCTAAGGGAGAGCATGGGCCCATGGGACCACCAGGACCACAAGGGGCACGAGGTCCTCCAGGTCTTCCTGGATTAGGAAAGCCAGGTAGACCAGGATTACCAGGAAAACAAGGACTAAGAGGAGAACCTGGACAGAAAGGAATGCCAGGTATGCCAGGTCCAACAGGACCCAAAGGACAACAAGGAATTGGCGTACCTGGTTTACCAGGCTTGAAGGGGCCACCTGGATTACCTGGGCAACCAGGTCCTGCAGGACTTCCAGGCATCTCAAAAGCAGGTTTAAATGGTCTCCCTGGAGCTCCAGGAGCACCTGGTAAAATGGGATTCCCAGGTGAGCCAGGACCTCAAGGTTTTCCAGGACAACAGGGTGTTCAAGGACCACCTGGAAAGCCAGGTGTGGGAAAGCCAGGTCTAGATGGAATTCCTGGTCAACATGGATTCCCAGGGGGCAAAGGTGAAAAAGGACTCCCAGGTTTGCCAGGGCCACCAGGTATGCCAGGTGTAGCAAAGCCGGGGTTTCCTGGACCGAAAGGTGAACGTGGTCACAGTGGACCTCCAGGAACACAGGGACCAAAAGGTGCTCCTGGAGATGTTGGTGCTCCTGGAATTCCTGGTCCACAAGGTGAACAGGGATCACCTGGGCTCCCAGGACAAATTGGACCACCGGGGGGCTTGGGTTTCCCAGGACTGAAGGGAGATCATGGGCCAACTGGCCCTCAAGGTCCTCAAGGCCCAAAAGGGGAAACTGGTCTGCAGGGAATGCCAGGTGCACCAGGATATCCTGGTGAAGCAGGCCAGCCAGGGCTAAGGGGTTTGCCCGGACCAATAGGACCAAAAGGAGAGCAAGGACACATAGGTCCAACTGGTTTACCCGGACCGCAAGGAGCACCAGGATTAAAAGGAGAGCCTGGGTTTAATGGGGAGAAAGGCATCCAAGGTCCTATTGGAATACCTGGTATTGCTGGTCCAGGAGGTCCAATAGGCCCTCCAGGTCCTCCAGGACCAAAAGGAGATAGAGGATTACCAGGGCCTCCTGGGTTACCTGGTATAGGAAAACCTGGAATTCCAGGACATATAGGACCAACTGGAAAACCTGGCCCAGAAGGTCTTCATGGAATAACTGGGCCACCTGGCCCTCCTGGACCCCCTGGCCCTCCTGGCCCACCATCTGTTCAACCAGAAATACGACAGTTTCAACTTCCAGATATGGGTCCAGGAATTGACGGCGTAAAGACACCACAAGGATACATTAGTCAACCAAGTAAAAAAGGGATGCCTATAGGAATTAAACCAGAGATGCCTGCATTCACAGCTAAACTTACAGTACCTTTCCCACCAGTAGGATCTCCTGTCAAATTTGATAAAATCCTATACAATGGCAGACAAAGTTACAATCCACAAACTGGTGTTTTTACATGCGAAATACCTGGAGTTTATTACTTTTCATATCACATTCATTGTAAAGGTGCTAATGTGTGGGTAGcattatataaaaataatgaGCCTCAAATGTATACTTACGATGAATACAAGAAAGGGATTCTTGATCAGGCTTCTGGGAgctcagttcttgaactaacacATGGAGACAGAGTCTGGATGCAACTCCCATCTGAACAAGCAGCAGGACTTTATTCAGGCCCATATGTGCATTCCTCTTTCTCGGGATTTCTACTGTatccaatgtaa
- the LOC127569814 gene encoding collagen alpha-1(VIII) chain-like isoform X3 — protein sequence MPQVQVQVPHMVRVGKEGPHMRHLGKEVPHLPVYGKDLPYTSHYGKDVPQMHVFGKNVMPQKEAKELIPTFPSAMKGERGPVGEPGARGPIGPPGPPGLPGRGLQGPAGAPGLPGQPGLPSVGKPGMPGIAGKPGRMGLPGHKGDMGPKGEHGPMGPPGPQGARGPPGLPGLGKPGRPGLPGKQGLRGEPGQKGMPGMPGPTGPKGQQGIGVPGLPGLKGPPGLPGQPGPAGLPGISKAGLNGLPGAPGAPGKMGFPGEPGPQGFPGQQGVQGPPGKPGVGKPGLDGIPGQHGFPGGKGEKGLPGLPGPPGMPGVAKPGFPGPKGERGHSGPPGTQGPKGAPGDVGAPGIPGPQGEQGSPGLPGQIGPPGGLGFPGLKGDHGPTGPQGPQGPKGETGLQGMPGAPGYPGEAGQPGLRGLPGPIGPKGEQGHIGPTGLPGPQGAPGLKGEPGFNGEKGIQGPIGIPGIAGPGGPIGPPGPPGPKGDRGLPGPPGLPGIGKPGIPGHIGPTGKPGPEGLHGITGPPGPPGPPGPPGPPSVQPEIRQFQLPDMGPGIDGVKTPQGYISQPSKKGMPIGIKPEMPAFTAKLTVPFPPVGSPVKFDKILYNGRQSYNPQTGVFTCEIPGVYYFSYHIHCKGANVWVALYKNNEPQMYTYDEYKKGILDQASGSSVLELTHGDRVWMQLPSEQAAGLYSGPYVHSSFSGFLLYPM from the exons atgccacAAGTGCAAGTCCAAGTCCCGCACATGGTACGAGTTGGCAAAGAGGGACCTCATATGCGACACCTGGGCAAAGAGGTGCCACACTTACCAGTGTATGGAAAGGATTTGCCATATACCTCCCACTATGGAAAAGATGTTCCACAAATGCATGTCTTTGGAAAAAATGTGATGCCTCAGAAGGAAGCAAAAG AACTGATACCAACATTTCCAAGTGCAATGAAAGGTGAAAGAGGTCCAGTAGGAGAGCCTGGTGCAAGAGGACCAATAGGACCACCTGGGCCACCAGGATTACCAGGTCGAGGTCTTCAAGGACCAGCAGGAGCACCAGGTCTTCCGGGCCAACCAGGTCTTCCAAGTGTTGGGAAGCCTGGGATGCCAGGAATAGCAGGTAAACCAGGAAGAATGGGGTTACCAGGCCACAAGGGTGATATGGGACCTAAGGGAGAGCATGGGCCCATGGGACCACCAGGACCACAAGGGGCACGAGGTCCTCCAGGTCTTCCTGGATTAGGAAAGCCAGGTAGACCAGGATTACCAGGAAAACAAGGACTAAGAGGAGAACCTGGACAGAAAGGAATGCCAGGTATGCCAGGTCCAACAGGACCCAAAGGACAACAAGGAATTGGCGTACCTGGTTTACCAGGCTTGAAGGGGCCACCTGGATTACCTGGGCAACCAGGTCCTGCAGGACTTCCAGGCATCTCAAAAGCAGGTTTAAATGGTCTCCCTGGAGCTCCAGGAGCACCTGGTAAAATGGGATTCCCAGGTGAGCCAGGACCTCAAGGTTTTCCAGGACAACAGGGTGTTCAAGGACCACCTGGAAAGCCAGGTGTGGGAAAGCCAGGTCTAGATGGAATTCCTGGTCAACATGGATTCCCAGGGGGCAAAGGTGAAAAAGGACTCCCAGGTTTGCCAGGGCCACCAGGTATGCCAGGTGTAGCAAAGCCGGGGTTTCCTGGACCGAAAGGTGAACGTGGTCACAGTGGACCTCCAGGAACACAGGGACCAAAAGGTGCTCCTGGAGATGTTGGTGCTCCTGGAATTCCTGGTCCACAAGGTGAACAGGGATCACCTGGGCTCCCAGGACAAATTGGACCACCGGGGGGCTTGGGTTTCCCAGGACTGAAGGGAGATCATGGGCCAACTGGCCCTCAAGGTCCTCAAGGCCCAAAAGGGGAAACTGGTCTGCAGGGAATGCCAGGTGCACCAGGATATCCTGGTGAAGCAGGCCAGCCAGGGCTAAGGGGTTTGCCCGGACCAATAGGACCAAAAGGAGAGCAAGGACACATAGGTCCAACTGGTTTACCCGGACCGCAAGGAGCACCAGGATTAAAAGGAGAGCCTGGGTTTAATGGGGAGAAAGGCATCCAAGGTCCTATTGGAATACCTGGTATTGCTGGTCCAGGAGGTCCAATAGGCCCTCCAGGTCCTCCAGGACCAAAAGGAGATAGAGGATTACCAGGGCCTCCTGGGTTACCTGGTATAGGAAAACCTGGAATTCCAGGACATATAGGACCAACTGGAAAACCTGGCCCAGAAGGTCTTCATGGAATAACTGGGCCACCTGGCCCTCCTGGACCCCCTGGCCCTCCTGGCCCACCATCTGTTCAACCAGAAATACGACAGTTTCAACTTCCAGATATGGGTCCAGGAATTGACGGCGTAAAGACACCACAAGGATACATTAGTCAACCAAGTAAAAAAGGGATGCCTATAGGAATTAAACCAGAGATGCCTGCATTCACAGCTAAACTTACAGTACCTTTCCCACCAGTAGGATCTCCTGTCAAATTTGATAAAATCCTATACAATGGCAGACAAAGTTACAATCCACAAACTGGTGTTTTTACATGCGAAATACCTGGAGTTTATTACTTTTCATATCACATTCATTGTAAAGGTGCTAATGTGTGGGTAGcattatataaaaataatgaGCCTCAAATGTATACTTACGATGAATACAAGAAAGGGATTCTTGATCAGGCTTCTGGGAgctcagttcttgaactaacacATGGAGACAGAGTCTGGATGCAACTCCCATCTGAACAAGCAGCAGGACTTTATTCAGGCCCATATGTGCATTCCTCTTTCTCGGGATTTCTACTGTatccaatgtaa